The Spiroplasma citri genome has a segment encoding these proteins:
- a CDS encoding rolling circle replication-associated protein → MNVNMNPYNRLTGEVLYRPYIDSSNFVNQKYYVKKLYYGPYIKTVVLPLECINKFGKGNPLGIKNIGENETKLLNSRVRSQANCIRKAIHNFIGCKNMGFTTLTYAENMQDIKKANYHFKLFIKKIKYHFSKYKKNKYENLKYLVAYEYQKRGAVHFHIIFSEYISNKIIRKYWPYGLNKNLPVRNGTNEFVSKYVAKYVVKAYSQEKSKNIYDLNIKAYRFSANCTDPIVKVGLIEMCEMELIASLKGTKHNFMFNNKDGYLMGVSIDSDWNKDYFWQMEEYVPYDKKIFRFFHKISDLNRYRIRKKYDKYFNLGKQRYIKKSTFQMESTNCVA, encoded by the coding sequence ATGAATGTAAATATGAATCCTTATAATCGTTTAACGGGAGAGGTTTTATATAGACCTTATATTGATAGTAGTAATTTTGTTAATCAAAAATATTATGTTAAAAAATTATATTATGGACCTTATATTAAAACAGTTGTTTTACCTTTAGAATGTATTAATAAATTTGGCAAAGGAAACCCCTTAGGTATTAAGAATATTGGTGAAAATGAAACTAAACTATTAAATAGTCGTGTTCGTTCCCAAGCAAATTGTATCCGCAAAGCAATTCATAATTTTATTGGTTGTAAAAATATGGGTTTTACCACTTTAACTTATGCTGAAAATATGCAAGATATTAAAAAAGCAAATTATCATTTTAAATTATTTATTAAAAAAATAAAATATCATTTTTCTAAATACAAAAAGAATAAATATGAAAACTTAAAATATTTAGTTGCTTATGAATATCAAAAACGCGGAGCAGTCCACTTTCATATTATATTTAGCGAGTATATTTCTAATAAAATAATTAGAAAATATTGACCTTATGGACTAAATAAAAATTTACCGGTTAGAAATGGCACAAATGAATTTGTTAGCAAGTATGTTGCAAAATACGTTGTAAAAGCATATAGTCAAGAAAAGTCAAAAAATATTTATGACTTAAATATCAAAGCATATCGTTTTAGTGCAAATTGTACTGACCCCATTGTTAAAGTTGGTCTTATTGAAATGTGTGAAATGGAATTAATTGCTTCATTAAAAGGTACAAAACATAATTTTATGTTTAATAATAAAGATGGTTATTTAATGGGGGTTAGCATTGATAGTGATTGAAATAAAGATTATTTTTGGCAAATGGAAGAATATGTCCCGTATGATAAAAAAATATTTCGGTTTTTTCATAAAATATCTGATTTAAATAGATACCGAATACGGAAAAAATACGATAAATACTTTAATTTAGGTAAACAAAGGTATATAAAAAAAAGTACCTTCCAAATGGAAAGTACCAATTGTGTAGCATAG
- a CDS encoding rolling circle replication-associated protein translates to MLNDKKLKNSCYRSQNKCISKAIYNFSECNNLTLITLTFKENITDFKIANYQFKLFIQKIKYHYQSDLKYLKVYEYQKRGAIHFQIIFDKYISSKIIRKCWNYGIIKSLSINNKYIDFIKYFVYRYITKPLIKEETQKVYDLNIKAYQFSRNCKNPKVKVGVNYE, encoded by the coding sequence ATGTTAAACGATAAGAAATTAAAAAATAGTTGTTATCGTTCACAAAATAAATGTATTAGTAAGGCAATTTATAATTTTAGTGAATGTAATAATTTAACACTTATTACTCTTACTTTTAAAGAAAATATTACTGATTTTAAAATAGCAAATTATCAATTTAAGTTATTTATTCAAAAAATAAAATATCATTATCAAAGTGATTTAAAATATTTAAAAGTTTATGAATATCAAAAACGCGGAGCAATACATTTCCAGATTATTTTTGATAAATATATATCAAGTAAAATTATCCGAAAATGTTGAAATTATGGAATAATTAAGAGTTTATCAATAAATAATAAATATATTGATTTTATTAAATATTTTGTTTATAGGTATATTACAAAACCATTAATTAAAGAAGAAACGCAAAAAGTTTATGATTTAAACATTAAAGCATATCAATTTAGTCGTAATTGTAAAAACCCCAAAGTAAAAGTTGGTGTTAATTATGAATAA
- a CDS encoding DUF2649 family protein, translated as MDWNTFLQRVYQGLLQIFYFIPKTEIDNFVGSSIDNITYSVIMIGIWLVVFFLIWLSLFILYKTIRLVV; from the coding sequence ATGGACTGAAATACTTTTTTGCAAAGAGTATATCAAGGACTTTTGCAGATTTTTTATTTTATTCCAAAAACTGAAATTGATAACTTTGTTGGTAGTTCTATTGATAATATTACTTATTCAGTAATTATGATAGGTATATGATTAGTAGTTTTTTTCTTAATTTGATTATCATTATTTATTTTATATAAAACAATTAGATTGGTGGTGTAG
- a CDS encoding spiroplasma phage ORF1-like family protein, translated as MRKRLLDIFIIFYLIFGWIFLFCSVTTINYISNVCKVETRNNDSFSDLTYAKANEYDFQSTLMLRQDYFMQGLDPSNYAFSFGVETPFIPNVSADKNDSNYWFNKIKNTVWNYLLSWNLADISKGSLGRLIIDYKTPNKLLDIFIYKNNIKYEFTFNWEIIQYLFMPIIANQSYKYFDMNYLVLNFNYKELINMDILKKSNSNYFVDDVKQNFYSLDNLFIILDYFYSNVLRVIFDISNFREFIYFTSNNGNLGFVFFVKNGFLLYPKSMVFNILRFPDTDIYYLKPQVQLYNAYTINSTNDYFSYYSNWDYKTDILPSNNDKYTQSIKLLDMTDRSKYQGFNLIRFNTTRLTEDRSISINGFNFSLYNATDWSGELNDGKIWQLPYKKGAWYRLDIHIENAAIWIVNNLPGMKEIYKFVNGIVHVFSNVSELFNNIGNLFAFDITFKIMLSSILVLAMVNGLLRYF; from the coding sequence ATGCGAAAACGATTATTAGATATATTTATTATTTTTTATTTAATATTTGGTTGAATATTTCTTTTTTGTAGTGTTACAACTATAAATTATATTAGTAATGTTTGTAAAGTAGAAACAAGAAATAATGATAGTTTTAGTGATTTAACTTATGCAAAAGCAAATGAGTATGATTTTCAGTCTACTTTAATGTTGCGACAAGATTATTTTATGCAAGGTTTAGACCCTAGTAATTATGCATTTAGTTTTGGTGTTGAAACTCCTTTTATTCCAAATGTAAGTGCTGATAAAAATGATAGTAATTATTGATTTAATAAAATTAAAAATACTGTTTGAAATTATTTATTAAGTTGAAATTTAGCAGATATTTCTAAGGGTTCTTTGGGTAGATTAATAATAGATTATAAAACTCCAAATAAATTGTTAGATATTTTTATTTATAAAAACAATATAAAATATGAATTTACTTTTAATTGAGAAATTATACAATATTTATTTATGCCAATTATTGCCAATCAGAGTTATAAATATTTTGATATGAATTATTTAGTTTTAAATTTTAATTATAAAGAATTGATTAATATGGATATTCTTAAAAAATCTAATAGTAATTATTTTGTTGATGATGTTAAACAAAATTTTTATTCGTTGGATAATTTATTTATAATTTTAGATTATTTTTATTCTAATGTTTTAAGAGTTATATTTGATATTTCTAATTTTAGAGAATTTATTTATTTTACATCTAATAATGGTAATTTAGGTTTTGTGTTTTTTGTAAAAAATGGTTTTTTATTATATCCAAAATCAATGGTTTTTAATATTTTAAGATTTCCTGATACAGATATTTATTATTTAAAACCACAAGTGCAATTATATAATGCTTATACGATAAATAGTACTAATGATTATTTTTCTTATTATTCAAATTGAGATTATAAGACTGATATTTTACCTTCTAATAATGATAAATATACTCAATCAATAAAATTATTAGATATGACAGATAGGTCAAAATATCAAGGTTTTAATTTAATTAGATTTAATACAACCAGATTAACAGAAGATAGGTCTATTTCAATTAATGGTTTTAATTTTAGTCTTTATAATGCTACTGATTGAAGTGGTGAACTTAATGATGGAAAAATTTGACAATTACCTTATAAAAAAGGTGCTTGATACCGTTTAGATATTCATATTGAAAATGCGGCAATTTGGATTGTAAATAATTTGCCTGGTATGAAAGAAATTTATAAATTTGTTAATGGAATAGTACATGTGTTTAGTAATGTTTCTGAATTGTTTAATAATATTGGTAATTTGTTTGCTTTTGATATTACATTTAAGATTATGTTAAGTTCTATTTTAGTTTTAGCAATGGTTAATGGACTTTTACGCTATTTTTAG
- a CDS encoding rolling circle replication-associated protein, with product MNVNINPYNRLTGEILYRPYIDSSNFVNQKYYVKKVYYGPYIKTIVLPLECINKFGKGNPTGIKNTGENETKLLNSRVRSQANCIRKAIHNFSGCKNLGFTTLTYAENMQDIKKANYQFNLFIKKIKYHFSKYKKNKYENLKYLVAYEYQNRGAVHFHIIFSEYIPNKLIRKYWPYGYNKNLPVETGTNEFVSKYVAKYIVKAQSEEKK from the coding sequence ATGAATGTAAATATTAATCCTTATAATCGTTTAACTGGTGAGATTTTATATCGACCATATATTGATAGTAGTAATTTTGTTAATCAAAAATATTATGTTAAAAAAGTATATTATGGTCCTTATATCAAAACAATTGTATTACCCTTAGAATGTATTAATAAATTTGGCAAAGGAAACCCCACAGGTATTAAGAATACTGGTGAAAATGAAACTAAACTATTAAATAGTCGTGTTCGTTCCCAAGCAAATTGTATTCGCAAAGCAATTCATAATTTTAGTGGTTGTAAAAATTTAGGTTTTACAACTTTAACTTATGCTGAAAATATGCAAGATATTAAAAAAGCAAATTATCAATTTAATTTATTTATTAAAAAAATAAAGTATCACTTTTCTAAATATAAAAAGAATAAATATGAAAATTTAAAATATTTAGTTGCTTATGAATATCAAAATCGCGGAGCAGTTCACTTTCATATTATATTTAGTGAATATATCCCTAATAAATTAATAAGAAAGTATTGACCTTATGGATATAATAAAAATTTACCAGTTGAAACCGGTACAAATGAATTTGTTAGTAAATATGTTGCTAAATATATTGTAAAAGCACAAAGTGAAGAAAAAAAGTAA
- a CDS encoding DUF2649 family protein, which produces MDWNIFLQRVYQGLLQIFYFIPKTEIDNFVGSSIDSITYAVIMIGVWLVVFFLIWLSIFILYKTIRLVV; this is translated from the coding sequence ATGGACTGAAATATTTTTTTGCAACGAGTATATCAAGGACTTTTGCAGATTTTTTATTTTATTCCGAAAACTGAAATTGATAACTTTGTTGGTAGTTCTATTGATAGTATTACTTATGCAGTGATTATGATAGGTGTTTGATTAGTAGTATTTTTTTTAATTTGATTATCAATATTTATTTTATATAAAACAATTAGATTGGTGGTGTAG
- a CDS encoding spiroplasma phage ORF1-like family protein, which yields MRKRLLYIFIVFYLMFGWIFLFCSVTTINYISNVCKVETRNNDNFSDLTYAKANEYDFQSTLMLRQDYFMQGLEPSNYAFSFGVTTPFIPNVSADKNDSNYWFNKIKNTVWSYLLSWNSQDISKVPLGKLIINYETPNKLLDIFIYKNNIKYEFTFNWEIIQYLFIPIIANQSYKHFDMNYLVLNFNYKELLNIDILKKSNSNYFVNDVKQNFYSLDNLFLILDYFYSNVLRVIFDISNFRECIYFTSDNGNLGFVFFVKNGFLLYPKSMVFNILRFPDTDIYYLKPGVQLYNAYTINSTNDYFSYYSNWDYKTDILPSNNNKWTQSIKLLDMTDRTKYQGFNVIRFNTTRLTEDRSISINGFNFSLYNATDWNNEINSGDIWKIPYKSCSWYNIACHIQNAAIWIVNNLPGMKEIYKFVNGIVHVFSNVSELFNNIGNLFAFDITFKIMLSSILVLAMVNGLLRYF from the coding sequence ATGCGAAAACGATTATTATATATTTTTATTGTTTTTTATTTAATGTTTGGTTGAATATTTCTTTTTTGTAGTGTTACAACTATAAATTATATTAGTAATGTTTGTAAAGTAGAAACAAGAAATAATGATAATTTTAGTGATTTAACTTATGCAAAAGCAAATGAATATGATTTTCAGTCTACTTTAATGTTGCGACAAGATTATTTTATGCAAGGTTTAGAACCAAGTAATTATGCGTTTAGTTTTGGTGTTACAACTCCTTTTATTCCAAATGTAAGTGCTGATAAAAATGATAGTAATTATTGATTTAATAAAATTAAAAATACTGTTTGAAGTTATTTATTAAGTTGAAATTCACAAGATATTTCAAAGGTTCCTTTGGGTAAATTAATTATTAATTATGAAACTCCAAATAAATTGTTAGATATTTTTATTTATAAAAACAATATAAAATATGAATTTACTTTTAATTGAGAAATTATACAATATTTATTTATTCCAATTATTGCCAATCAAAGTTATAAACATTTTGATATGAATTATTTAGTTTTAAATTTTAATTATAAAGAATTGCTTAATATCGATATTCTTAAAAAATCTAATAGTAATTATTTTGTTAATGATGTTAAACAAAATTTTTATTCGTTGGATAATTTATTTCTAATTTTAGATTATTTTTATTCTAATGTTTTAAGAGTTATATTTGATATTTCTAATTTTAGAGAATGTATTTATTTTACATCTGATAATGGTAATTTAGGTTTTGTATTTTTTGTAAAAAATGGTTTTTTATTATATCCAAAATCAATGGTTTTTAATATTTTAAGATTTCCTGATACAGATATTTATTATTTAAAACCAGGAGTGCAGTTGTATAATGCCTATACGATAAATAGTACTAATGATTATTTTTCTTATTATTCAAATTGAGATTATAAGACTGATATTTTACCTTCTAATAATAATAAATGAACTCAATCAATAAAATTATTAGATATGACAGATAGAACAAAATATCAAGGTTTTAATGTAATTAGATTTAATACAACTAGATTAACAGAGGATAGGTCTATTTCAATTAATGGTTTTAATTTTAGTCTTTATAATGCCACTGATTGAAATAATGAAATTAATAGTGGTGATATTTGAAAAATACCTTATAAAAGTTGTAGTTGATATAATATTGCTTGTCATATTCAAAATGCAGCAATTTGGATTGTAAATAATTTGCCTGGTATGAAAGAAATTTATAAATTTGTTAATGGGATAGTACATGTGTTTAGTAATGTTTCTGAATTGTTTAATAATATTGGTAATTTGTTTGCTTTTGATATTACATTTAAGATTATGTTAAGTTCTATATTAGTTTTAGCAATGGTTAACGGACTTTTACGCTATTTTTAG